A window from Triticum aestivum cultivar Chinese Spring chromosome 6D, IWGSC CS RefSeq v2.1, whole genome shotgun sequence encodes these proteins:
- the LOC123140849 gene encoding mediator of RNA polymerase II transcription subunit 15a-like, whose amino-acid sequence MAEGGQQAHPAAGGDGGRWLAAAPPNLRAKVVQKITNNLCQFQVQGNQLDQLHAVASRFEAKVFSDSHNVQDYLRTISIKMMTLQSKWQPAASDHQAHTGGQVRPLNAVPAYATAVPPPQASPSTTTRLAVRPPQAQNMQLNHKPSQQPPMAPVAQLHPCDPTVAAQIQTQSLSRHHNSSGMCTRQPVAQAPFNHQPHMPPNAVTQIQTAVPRLTSANRLPPTDQVQNMGINPMAPTGQLHPCHPTAVTQIQSQSMARHNSSGMRAQEPQQDYLRVNQRQSYQAQGGQQSNVGPLQIGPSGERNNQQFGHHPVEVDWREDMFQRITSLKVAHFSELVEFQRAIQARIPQRITNQQLESLPKEQADKYRKLVDTMAKIGSALSFLQLQKSNIPEAMKDQFDKHQIRIDRILHFHRVMKDRLQNPPRAVNNIGATGSQQKHQEQPAAETSFSQSSENVPATSLLVQQQENSHDVAGEEAVHDEVRREAEAPVATNLTGSSTPPLTSGSGTCSQEKEDDHHPAYEAIPQLTQNANPVETPPAHQQTNRSLSPAALRSLAQDMGVNLKRAFRHTMSGSCAWFDESSGDSCNKRRKMHALRDEIRAAYSMLVETEIRITDDDTGGADGAVVIELCYIPVSLTPDLREVIDPSEMSTKLLVPADYPRSSPVHVGDDGGHRKGIAAGVLDVEFRRALGQLPEPRSIKGIAKAWDACVRRAVVQFAHGLGGGTFSTRYGRWESCIGA is encoded by the exons ATGGCGGAAGGTGGCCAACAAGCCCATCCCGCCGCCGGCGGCGATGGCGGGCGGTGGCTAGCGGCGGCACCTCCAAACCTCCGCGCCAAAGTGGTCCAGAAGAT AACGAATAATCTGTGCCAGTTCCAAGTCCAAGGGAATCAGCTCGACCAGCTCCACGCCGTCGCTTCCCGATTTGAGGCCAAGGTGTTCAGCGACTCCCACAACGTGCAGGACTACCTcagaacaataagcatcaagatgaTGACTCTTCAGAGCAAATGGCAACCGGCTGCTTCCGACCACCAGGCACACACCGGAGGCCAAGTGCGGCCTCTCAATGCAGTTCCGGCCTACGCCACCGCAGTGCCGCCGCCGCAAGCGTCGCCATCAACCACGACTCGTCTCGCTGTAAGGCCACCTCAGGCGCAAAACATGCAGCTCAATCATAAACCATCACAGCAACCCCCAATGGCACCCGTTGCCCAGCTCCACCCTTGTGATCCTACCGTGGCAGCTCAGATTCAGACTCAGTCCCTGTCCAGGCACCACAACTCCAGCGGCATGTGTACACGGCAGCCGGTTGCGCAGGCTCCTTTCAACCATCAGCCACACATGCCTCCCAATGCAGTAActcagattcagactgcagtgcCGCGGTTAACATCAGCAAATCGGCTTCCTCCTACAGATCAAGTGCAAAACATGGGGATCAACCCAATGGCACCCACTGGCCAGCTCCACCCTTGTCATCCAACGGCGGTTACTCAGATTCAGTCCCAATCCATGGCCAGGCATAACTCAAGCGGCATGCGTGCACAGGAGCCACAGCAAGATTATTTGAGGGTCAACCAACGGCAGAGTTACCAAGCTCAAGGAGGACAGCAGTCCAATGTCGGCCCTTTGCAGATCGGGCCTTCTGGAGAACGTAACAACCAACAATTTGGGCACCATCCAGTCGAAGTGGATTGGAGGGAAGACATGTTCCAGAGGATCACATCCCTCAAGGTCGCTCACTTCTCGGAGCTCGTGGAATTTCAGCGAGCAATACAAGCACGCATCCCTCAGAGGATAACAAACCAACAGCTCGAGTCATTACCTAAAGAGCAAGCAGACAAATATCGGAAATTGGTAGATACCATGGCAAAGATTGGTTCTGCATTGAGCTTCCTACAACTCCAGAAAAGCAACATACCTGAGGCCATGAAGGATCAGTTTGACAAACACCAGATACGCATAGATCGTATTCTGCATTTTCACAGGGTCATGAAGGATCGGTTGCAGAACCCTCCTCGGGCTGTAAATAACATAGGTGCAACAGGTAGCCAGCAGAAACATCAAGAGCAACCTGCAGCAGAGACGTCGTTTTCGCAGTCTTCAGAAAACGTTCCGGCCACAAGTCTGCTGGTACAGCAGCAAGAGAATAGCCACGACGTAGCAGGTGAAGAAGCGGTGCACGACGAGGTGCGCCGTGAGGCTGAAGCACCGGTGGCCACCAATCTTACCGGCAGCAGTACGCCACCATTGACCAGTGGAAGTGGAACATGTAGCCAGGAAAAAGAGGACGATCATCATCCAGCATATGAAGCAATTCCACAACTGACACAGAACGCTAATCCTGTTGAAACTCCACCGGCTCATCAGCAAACCAATAGGTCTTTGTCGCCGGCAGCGCTTCGCAGCCTAGCCCAAGATATGGGAGTGAACTTGAAGCGGGCCTTCCGCCACACAATGTCTGGCAGCTGCGCGTGGTTTGATGAATCCAGCGGGGATAGCTGCAACAAGAGGCGAAAAATGCATGCTCTTCGCGACGAGATCAGAGCTGCGTACAGCATGCTAGTGGAGACGGAGATCAGAATCACCGATGACGACACAGGAGGAGCGGACGGGGCGGTGGTGATCGAGCTCTGCTACATCCCAGTGTCGCTTACACCGGACCTCAGGGAGGTTATCGACCCTTCTGAGATGTCGACAAAGCTGCTCGTCCCTGCGGACTACCCACGAAGCTCCCCGGTGCATGTCGGAGATGACGGCGGACACAGAAAGGGGATTGCAGCTGGCGTGCTGGACGTGGAGTTCCGACGTGCCCTCGGCCAACTCCCGGAGCCCAGGTCAATCAAGGGGATAGCCAAGGCGTGGGACGCCTGCGTGCGGAGAGCCGTGGTGCAGTTTGCGCATGGCCTCGGCGGAGGGACGTTCAGCACGAGGTACGGCCGGTGGGAGAGCTGCATCGGAGCCTGA